From one Plantibacter flavus genomic stretch:
- a CDS encoding NAD kinase, whose amino-acid sequence MAHSTDPAVAARNILVVAHTGRDDSRDAAVLVSRLLLEAGVRPVLSALERADLIAVDPELDVVSILDEEVSLGDIELAIVLGGDGTILRAAEVTRGSAAPLLGVNLGHIGFLAESERDDLAETVERVVRRDYFVEERMTLSVRVKVGAEVVYETWALNEATVEKASRERMLEVVIEVDQRPLSSFGCDGVVISTPTGSTAYNFSAGGPVVWPSVEAITLVPLSAHALFAKPLVVGPESSLAVEVLERTDGLGVLWCDGRRAKDLQPGARVVVRRSSVPVRLARLHESTFTDRLVNKFRLPVTGWRGPVGREEPMTGTIHVPASTATRHHSDQEGTA is encoded by the coding sequence ATGGCACATTCCACCGATCCTGCGGTCGCGGCGAGGAACATCCTGGTCGTCGCGCACACCGGTCGCGACGACTCCCGCGATGCCGCCGTGCTCGTGTCCAGGCTGCTCCTGGAGGCGGGCGTCCGCCCGGTCCTCAGCGCGCTGGAGCGGGCCGACCTCATCGCCGTCGACCCGGAGCTCGACGTCGTCTCCATCCTCGACGAGGAGGTCTCCCTCGGCGACATCGAACTGGCGATCGTCCTCGGCGGCGACGGCACGATCCTGCGAGCGGCCGAGGTCACCCGAGGATCGGCGGCGCCGCTGCTCGGGGTGAACCTCGGCCACATCGGCTTCCTCGCCGAGAGCGAGCGCGACGACCTCGCCGAGACGGTCGAACGGGTCGTGCGTCGCGACTACTTCGTGGAGGAGCGCATGACGCTCTCCGTCCGGGTCAAGGTCGGCGCGGAGGTCGTCTACGAGACCTGGGCGCTCAACGAGGCCACGGTCGAGAAGGCGAGCCGGGAACGCATGCTCGAGGTCGTGATCGAGGTCGATCAGCGTCCGCTCTCCTCCTTCGGGTGCGACGGGGTGGTCATCTCGACGCCGACCGGCTCAACCGCCTACAACTTCTCGGCGGGCGGCCCGGTCGTGTGGCCGTCGGTGGAGGCCATCACCCTCGTCCCGCTCAGCGCGCACGCCCTGTTCGCGAAGCCGCTCGTGGTCGGCCCGGAGTCGTCCCTCGCCGTCGAGGTCCTGGAACGCACCGACGGCCTCGGCGTGCTCTGGTGCGACGGACGCCGGGCCAAGGACCTCCAGCCGGGCGCACGGGTGGTCGTCAGACGCTCCTCGGTGCCGGTCCGTCTCGCGCGCCTCCACGAGAGCACCTTCACCGATCGTCTCGTCAACAAGTTCCGGCTGCCGGTCACCGGATGGCGCGGCCCCGTCGGACGCGAGGAGCCGATGACCGGCACCATTCACGTCCCGGCCTCCACGGCCACCCGGCACCACAGCGATCAGGAGGGCACTGCATGA
- a CDS encoding TlyA family RNA methyltransferase, with product MENTPEAPAAADSPNGAAQPARLDAALAARGLARSRTHAAQLIADGLVSVDDRTIVKASHRVHPDARVAVAGADHYVSRAAHKLLAALDTFPVVVDDALVLDAGASTGGFTQVLLERGARRVVALDVGHDQLVPQLRDDERVRVVEGCNVRFLTPEQLSDLTGLDERPSLVVGDLSFISLTQVLPALVSVVASPAELVLLVKPQFEVGRGGVREGVVTDPALRADAVAGVLWAAWDLGLGTAGLIPSPIVGTHGNREYVVWISAEHGTNPTEWMQQITSMAGA from the coding sequence ATGGAGAACACACCCGAAGCACCGGCTGCAGCCGATTCGCCGAACGGCGCCGCGCAGCCCGCCCGCCTCGACGCCGCCCTCGCCGCGCGAGGACTCGCCCGCTCCAGAACCCATGCGGCCCAGCTCATCGCCGACGGGCTCGTGAGCGTCGACGACCGCACGATCGTGAAGGCCTCCCACCGGGTCCACCCGGATGCGCGGGTCGCCGTCGCCGGCGCCGACCACTACGTCAGTCGAGCCGCCCACAAGTTGCTCGCCGCCCTGGACACCTTCCCGGTCGTCGTCGACGACGCACTCGTCCTCGACGCCGGCGCCTCCACCGGCGGATTCACCCAGGTCCTGCTCGAGCGCGGAGCGCGTCGGGTGGTCGCCCTCGACGTCGGGCACGACCAGCTCGTGCCGCAGCTCCGAGACGACGAGCGGGTGCGGGTCGTGGAGGGGTGCAACGTCCGCTTCCTGACGCCGGAGCAGCTCAGTGACCTCACCGGCCTCGACGAGCGTCCGTCGCTCGTGGTCGGCGACCTCTCGTTCATCTCCCTCACCCAGGTGCTCCCGGCACTCGTGTCGGTCGTCGCGTCACCCGCGGAACTCGTCCTGCTCGTCAAACCGCAGTTCGAGGTCGGTCGTGGTGGCGTCCGTGAGGGCGTCGTCACCGATCCCGCGCTCCGTGCCGACGCCGTCGCAGGCGTCCTGTGGGCGGCCTGGGACCTCGGGCTGGGGACGGCCGGGCTCATCCCGTCGCCGATCGTCGGCACCCACGGCAACCGCGAGTACGTGGTGTGGATATCGGCCGAGCACGGAACCAATCCGACAGAATGGATGCAGCAGATCACCTCGATGGCTGGAGCGTAA
- the recN gene encoding DNA repair protein RecN: protein MIEEIEIRDLGVIASGTLPLGPGFTAVTGETGAGKTMVVTALGLLLGQRSDSGVVRAGQKQTSVQGRWLVPGDGVVAERVREAGGDLDPAGDAAELLLGRIVTAEGRGRAIVGGRTAPIGILSELGEQLVVVHGQSDQIRLRAAPAQRDALDRFAGEPLQRALGDYQRRYTELLELRTELETLTNERDTRLLEAEQLRVALAEIEQADPQPGEDAELAERADRLTNLEELRLSAAGARELVSAEAGEESDVVGLLEGARRQLDRASVHDPALGAIAASVANASYLAAEIAAELSSYLAGLDEDGARELEVVQERRATLATLARKYGPTPDDVLHLLETGSTRLMELDGDSDRITQLEGDVERLSGEVDAAAATLSAVRVEAAARLGAAASAELRSLAMAEAELVVEVSDRDDLTLHGKDVIAFLLRPHAGAEPRPLGKGASGGELSRVMLALEVVIAGADPVPTFVFDEVDAGVGGAAAIEIGRRLAALAERSQVIVVTHLAQVAAFANNHLSVVKGGDGSVTASSVRQLVGAEREAEMARLLSGLAESDSGLAHARELLALAAS from the coding sequence ATGATCGAGGAGATCGAGATCCGCGACCTCGGCGTCATCGCGTCCGGGACGCTCCCACTCGGACCCGGTTTCACCGCCGTGACGGGTGAGACCGGCGCGGGCAAGACGATGGTGGTCACCGCCCTCGGGCTGCTCCTCGGTCAGCGGTCGGACAGCGGCGTCGTGCGAGCGGGCCAGAAGCAGACGAGTGTCCAGGGACGCTGGTTGGTGCCGGGCGACGGCGTGGTCGCCGAGCGCGTCCGCGAGGCCGGGGGAGACCTCGACCCCGCGGGTGATGCGGCAGAGCTGCTGCTCGGTCGGATCGTGACCGCCGAGGGCCGCGGCCGCGCGATCGTCGGTGGCCGGACGGCGCCCATCGGTATCCTCTCCGAACTCGGCGAGCAGCTCGTCGTCGTGCACGGGCAGTCCGACCAGATCCGGCTGCGGGCCGCGCCGGCCCAGCGGGACGCCCTGGACCGCTTCGCCGGTGAACCGCTCCAGCGGGCCCTCGGCGACTACCAGCGGCGCTACACGGAGCTCCTCGAGCTGCGGACGGAGCTCGAGACCCTGACGAACGAGCGCGACACGCGGCTCCTCGAGGCCGAGCAACTGCGCGTCGCGCTCGCCGAGATCGAGCAGGCCGACCCGCAGCCCGGCGAGGACGCCGAGCTCGCCGAGCGCGCCGATCGACTGACGAACCTCGAAGAGCTCCGTCTCTCGGCTGCCGGCGCCCGAGAACTCGTCTCGGCCGAGGCGGGCGAGGAGAGCGACGTCGTCGGACTCCTCGAAGGCGCGCGGCGGCAGCTCGACCGTGCCTCGGTGCACGATCCCGCCCTCGGCGCGATCGCCGCGAGTGTCGCCAACGCGAGCTACCTGGCCGCGGAGATCGCCGCCGAGCTCTCGAGCTACCTCGCCGGACTCGACGAGGACGGCGCTCGCGAACTCGAGGTCGTCCAGGAGCGCCGTGCCACGCTCGCGACACTCGCCAGGAAGTACGGGCCGACGCCTGACGACGTCCTGCACCTGCTCGAGACGGGCAGCACCCGCCTGATGGAGCTCGACGGCGACTCCGACCGCATCACCCAGCTCGAGGGCGACGTCGAACGGCTCTCCGGGGAGGTCGATGCCGCTGCCGCGACGTTGAGCGCCGTCCGGGTCGAAGCCGCTGCTCGACTCGGCGCAGCCGCGAGCGCGGAACTGCGCTCGCTCGCCATGGCCGAGGCGGAGCTCGTCGTCGAGGTGTCCGATCGCGACGACCTCACGCTGCATGGCAAGGACGTGATCGCCTTCCTCCTCCGGCCGCACGCCGGTGCCGAGCCCCGACCGCTCGGCAAGGGCGCCTCGGGCGGAGAGCTGTCCCGGGTGATGCTCGCCCTCGAGGTCGTCATCGCCGGCGCGGACCCCGTACCGACCTTCGTGTTCGACGAGGTCGACGCCGGCGTCGGCGGAGCCGCGGCGATCGAGATCGGGCGTCGCCTCGCGGCCCTCGCCGAACGCTCGCAGGTGATCGTCGTCACCCACCTCGCGCAGGTCGCGGCCTTCGCGAACAACCACCTGAGCGTGGTCAAGGGCGGAGACGGTTCGGTGACGGCGTCGAGCGTGCGCCAGCTCGTCGGCGCCGAGCGGGAGGCGGAGATGGCGCGGCTGCTCTCCGGGCTCGCGGAGTCCGACAGCGGCCTCGCCCACGCCCGCGAACTGCTCGCCCTCGCAGCTTCCTGA
- a CDS encoding HAD-IIA family hydrolase has protein sequence MPLNPTISPGRSRPVSPLLTRRPKPVTPLDGVDVVLADLDGVVYAGPNPIPHAVESLNLAAEHVRVGYITNNASRTDASVAQHLTDLGLSVAPAEVVTSPQAAVRLLAGLVPAGSTILVVGGAGLVDEVEKGGFVVTRSAEDSPAAVIQGFAPEVGWSQLAEAAFALQTPTADGSELPWVATNTDWTIPQARGIAPGNGTLVSAVHTAVGRLATVAGKPEVPIFDEAKVRFGASKPLFIGDRLDTDILGANRAGIASALVLTGIDRAKHVLAADQHSRPTFILEDLRQLHEPYPATTMSRDGKAATVGAATVRIRGNDVVVESDGPSRIDLLRAACAAIWASGRAIYGLNVPEHLYAE, from the coding sequence ATGCCCCTGAATCCGACGATCAGCCCGGGGAGGAGCCGTCCGGTGAGCCCGCTGCTGACGAGAAGGCCTAAGCCCGTGACCCCGCTCGACGGCGTCGACGTGGTCCTCGCCGATCTGGACGGCGTGGTCTACGCCGGCCCGAACCCGATCCCGCACGCGGTCGAGTCGCTGAACCTGGCGGCGGAACACGTTCGCGTCGGATACATCACGAACAACGCCTCCCGGACGGACGCATCCGTCGCGCAGCACCTGACCGACCTCGGCCTCAGCGTCGCGCCGGCAGAGGTCGTCACGAGCCCACAGGCCGCGGTCAGACTGCTGGCCGGCCTCGTGCCCGCCGGGTCGACGATCCTGGTGGTCGGTGGCGCCGGGCTCGTCGACGAGGTCGAGAAGGGTGGCTTCGTCGTCACCCGCTCGGCTGAGGACTCGCCGGCTGCGGTGATCCAGGGGTTCGCTCCCGAAGTCGGCTGGTCGCAGCTGGCGGAAGCGGCGTTCGCGCTGCAAACGCCGACCGCCGACGGTTCCGAGCTGCCGTGGGTCGCGACGAACACGGACTGGACCATCCCGCAGGCTCGCGGGATCGCTCCGGGAAACGGCACGCTGGTGTCGGCCGTCCACACGGCGGTCGGCCGTCTGGCGACCGTCGCCGGGAAGCCTGAAGTGCCGATCTTCGACGAGGCGAAGGTGCGATTCGGCGCATCCAAGCCGCTCTTCATCGGCGACCGACTCGACACCGACATCCTCGGCGCGAACCGCGCCGGGATCGCGTCGGCCCTCGTCCTGACCGGCATCGATCGAGCCAAGCACGTCCTCGCGGCCGACCAGCACTCCCGGCCGACCTTCATCCTCGAGGACCTGCGGCAGCTGCACGAGCCGTATCCGGCCACCACCATGTCGCGCGACGGCAAGGCGGCGACGGTCGGTGCGGCCACCGTGCGGATCCGCGGGAACGACGTCGTGGTGGAGTCCGACGGCCCCTCCCGGATCGACCTGCTGCGTGCCGCGTGCGCCGCGATCTGGGCGTCCGGCCGTGCCATCTACGGGCTCAACGTCCCGGAGCACCTGTACGCGGAGTGA